From Variimorphobacter saccharofermentans, one genomic window encodes:
- a CDS encoding TetR/AcrR family transcriptional regulator, with translation MKKSEQAKENIISVTTSLIQESNGNLDEITIRKIAQEAGVGIGLINYHFQSKEQLVELCVQRIISSVIHTFRPELLKDLQPIDRLKTVSKLVADFLMDNPEVSRISILGDHANPGIEDNTMKTVSGFLHVLTGSDIAESKQKMLLFTMTSILQAAFLRKEISKECFGVNFYDKTERDFFIDDMIERLLEDS, from the coding sequence ATGAAAAAATCAGAGCAAGCGAAGGAAAACATAATATCTGTAACGACCAGCCTGATACAGGAAAGCAATGGCAACCTGGATGAAATAACAATACGAAAAATAGCCCAGGAAGCGGGAGTAGGGATTGGACTGATCAACTATCATTTTCAATCGAAGGAGCAGTTGGTGGAACTCTGTGTACAAAGAATTATCAGTAGTGTGATACATACCTTTCGCCCAGAACTGCTAAAGGATTTGCAGCCCATCGATAGGCTTAAGACAGTTAGCAAGCTAGTAGCAGATTTCCTGATGGATAATCCTGAGGTGTCCCGGATATCCATATTAGGAGATCATGCTAATCCAGGTATTGAGGACAATACAATGAAGACAGTAAGTGGATTTCTTCATGTGCTTACAGGCTCTGACATAGCAGAGTCAAAGCAAAAAATGCTTTTATTTACCATGACATCAATTCTGCAGGCTGCCTTTCTACGAAAGGAAATCAGCAAAGAATGCTTTGGAGTCAATTTCTATGATAAAACGGAAAGAGATTTCTTTATTGATGATATGATTGAACGTTTACTGGAGGACTCTTAA
- a CDS encoding TraB/GumN family protein: MKKKLIALLLLIAVCFTVIPTNSLVAQAAGTETVTVNQWAYSDIMAGECYGIFPSTWSSMNMTKAITKSQFKTLLNGVKAKILESECAKEVREERPTIKKSITVEEALNAFYLVLSNYEYSKEIGFNSKGKPVDFMKKHGIYTGKNGEQKLTSKCSMEQAVVIASRLISYVYSELDCGSKGFLWEVKSGENTVYMLGSIHLADTSIYPFSNKIKQVYAESDALVVEANVLDQQDIASMEKYSFYTDGTTLKDHVSAETYQLIIETAKLAGLPESFISIAKPWYLFLLFESLATVGTSQDNQLSADVGIDMTFIKQASLDQKPIYAIEGLEKQCQILNSFSDELAEHLMVARAEILKAMINGTADQSTVDTNDVVNLMLDYWEEGDMDSFLALYYGDSTSEEALSPEVQAYMNEFQKKFYDDRDQNMADYIDKLLKTEGSNTYFVIVGSAHYLSENSVLKRLEKKGYQVDIVK, translated from the coding sequence GGGCATATTCCGATATCATGGCTGGTGAATGCTATGGAATATTCCCTAGTACCTGGTCGTCAATGAATATGACGAAAGCTATTACAAAGTCACAATTCAAAACTTTACTAAATGGGGTTAAGGCGAAAATATTGGAATCGGAATGCGCGAAAGAGGTTAGAGAAGAAAGACCGACAATTAAGAAATCAATTACAGTAGAAGAAGCATTGAATGCCTTTTATCTGGTGTTGTCGAATTATGAGTATTCCAAAGAGATTGGATTTAACAGCAAGGGAAAACCGGTAGATTTTATGAAGAAGCATGGCATTTATACTGGTAAGAATGGGGAGCAAAAGCTCACCAGCAAATGCTCCATGGAACAGGCAGTTGTTATTGCATCCCGACTCATTTCTTATGTGTATAGTGAACTCGATTGTGGTAGTAAGGGATTTTTATGGGAAGTGAAATCAGGTGAAAATACAGTATATATGCTTGGCTCCATCCATTTGGCTGATACATCCATTTATCCCTTCAGTAATAAAATAAAACAGGTATATGCAGAATCAGATGCATTAGTGGTTGAAGCGAATGTATTGGATCAACAGGATATTGCATCGATGGAGAAATATAGCTTTTACACCGATGGTACAACATTGAAGGACCATGTATCTGCAGAGACTTATCAATTAATTATTGAGACAGCAAAATTGGCCGGACTTCCGGAGAGCTTTATTTCAATTGCGAAGCCATGGTACCTATTTCTTCTCTTTGAGAGTTTAGCTACTGTCGGAACCAGCCAGGACAATCAATTAAGCGCTGACGTTGGTATAGATATGACCTTTATAAAGCAGGCCTCACTAGATCAGAAACCAATCTATGCAATAGAAGGATTGGAAAAACAGTGTCAAATTTTAAACAGCTTTTCTGATGAGCTGGCAGAGCATCTCATGGTGGCGAGAGCTGAGATTTTGAAAGCGATGATAAATGGTACTGCTGATCAGAGTACAGTGGATACCAATGATGTGGTTAACTTAATGCTTGATTACTGGGAGGAAGGAGACATGGACAGCTTCTTAGCTCTATATTATGGAGATAGCACCTCGGAGGAAGCATTAAGTCCTGAAGTACAGGCTTATATGAACGAGTTTCAGAAGAAATTCTATGATGACAGAGACCAGAATATGGCGGATTATATTGACAAATTGCTAAAGACAGAGGGAAGTAATACCTATTTTGTAATTGTTGGCTCTGCACATTATCTTAGTGAAAATAGCGTATTAAAACGCTTAGAGAAGAAAGGATATCAAGTTGATATCGTAAAATAA
- a CDS encoding flavodoxin family protein, translating into MKILLVDGGPRKGNTWNIAMKVRDELNKLSPDIEWKELHLSDINLPLCIGCSMCFRKGHSYCPHNEMVQEILNSIDESDGIIYAAPTYNLSVPAISKNLIDHICYALHRPRYFTKKALVISSTGGVGASKTTKYLAGTLAGIGFNHCFQLPVSTSSWNAYQISPKVKQKIERISKKFYLDLAFKKLHAPSFGVLIPFNLIRGMSITCRPGSEYEAADGTFWQQEGYVDQVYAPGIPLPFYKKLFGKLMYQIAISAFKNKAVTYKK; encoded by the coding sequence ATGAAGATATTATTAGTTGATGGTGGACCAAGAAAGGGTAATACCTGGAATATCGCAATGAAGGTCAGGGATGAATTAAATAAGCTGTCACCCGATATTGAATGGAAGGAATTACATCTGTCGGATATTAATTTACCACTATGTATAGGTTGTAGTATGTGTTTTCGTAAGGGGCACAGTTATTGCCCCCATAATGAAATGGTTCAGGAGATCCTGAATTCAATCGATGAAAGTGATGGCATTATTTATGCGGCTCCTACTTATAATTTAAGTGTACCGGCAATCTCAAAGAACCTGATTGATCATATATGTTATGCGCTACACAGACCAAGATATTTTACCAAGAAAGCTCTTGTGATATCCAGTACAGGAGGTGTGGGAGCAAGTAAAACGACGAAATATCTGGCAGGGACATTAGCAGGCATTGGGTTTAATCATTGTTTTCAGCTCCCGGTTAGTACAAGCAGCTGGAATGCATATCAGATCAGTCCAAAGGTGAAGCAGAAGATAGAAAGGATTTCGAAAAAATTCTATCTGGATTTAGCATTTAAGAAATTACATGCACCTTCTTTTGGAGTGCTTATCCCCTTTAATTTAATTAGAGGGATGAGTATTACCTGTAGACCTGGCAGTGAGTATGAAGCGGCAGATGGAACCTTTTGGCAGCAGGAGGGCTATGTGGATCAGGTCTATGCTCCGGGGATACCTCTCCCATTTTATAAGAAATTATTCGGCAAGCTAATGTATCAGATTGCAATCTCTGCTTTTAAGAATAAAGCAGTTACCTATAAGAAATAG